Proteins encoded by one window of Cyclobacteriaceae bacterium:
- a CDS encoding O-acetylhomoserine aminocarboxypropyltransferase/cysteine synthase gives MSNYRFETLQLHAGQEVDPVTRSRAVPIYQTTSYTFKDSEHGANLFALKEFGNIYTRIMNPTTDVLEKRIAALEGGVAALAVGSGQAAQFIALNNILQAGDNFVTTSFLYGGTYNQFKVSFKRLGIDARFAEGDKPEAFEKLIDKNTKAIYLESIGNPGFNIPDFEAIAALAKKHDIPLIVDNTFGAGGYLFRPLEHGANVVVASATKWIGGHGTSIGGVIIDGGNFNWNNGKFLQFTEPSEGYHGLKFWDVFGEGNPLGLPNIAFIIRARVEGLRDFGPALSPFNSFLFLQGLETLSLRVQRAVDNALNLAEWLEQHPKVESVNYPGLKSSTYHNLAKKYLKNGFGAVLSFTIKGTKEKATKFVDSLKLVSHLANVGDAKTLIIQPSATTHQQLTEEEQLSTGVLPTLLRISVGLEHIDDIKADLQQAFEQVFAKELVEN, from the coding sequence ATGTCAAACTATCGTTTCGAAACCCTTCAACTTCATGCCGGGCAAGAGGTTGACCCTGTAACACGCTCACGCGCAGTTCCCATTTATCAAACCACCTCGTACACGTTCAAGGATTCTGAACATGGCGCAAACCTCTTTGCTTTAAAAGAGTTCGGCAACATCTACACGCGCATCATGAACCCCACTACCGATGTGCTGGAAAAAAGAATTGCCGCGCTGGAAGGTGGCGTAGCTGCACTAGCTGTGGGTTCCGGTCAGGCTGCACAGTTCATTGCGCTGAACAACATTCTGCAAGCTGGTGATAACTTCGTAACCACATCATTCCTGTATGGAGGAACTTACAATCAGTTTAAAGTTTCGTTCAAACGCCTGGGCATTGATGCCCGCTTTGCTGAGGGTGACAAGCCGGAAGCATTCGAAAAACTCATCGACAAAAACACAAAAGCCATTTACCTGGAGTCGATTGGTAATCCAGGATTTAACATTCCGGATTTTGAAGCCATCGCTGCGCTGGCAAAGAAGCATGACATTCCGCTGATTGTCGACAATACATTCGGTGCCGGTGGCTATTTGTTCCGCCCGCTCGAACACGGAGCCAATGTGGTGGTGGCATCGGCTACCAAATGGATTGGCGGTCATGGTACATCTATCGGTGGTGTGATTATTGACGGAGGAAATTTCAACTGGAACAACGGTAAATTCCTACAGTTCACTGAACCTTCTGAAGGATATCATGGATTGAAGTTTTGGGATGTGTTTGGTGAAGGCAATCCACTTGGCTTACCCAACATTGCGTTCATCATCCGCGCACGCGTAGAAGGATTGCGTGATTTCGGCCCCGCCCTGAGTCCGTTCAATTCATTTCTTTTCTTGCAGGGTTTGGAAACTTTATCGCTACGTGTTCAACGCGCAGTAGATAATGCCTTGAACCTGGCTGAATGGCTGGAGCAACATCCGAAAGTGGAAAGTGTAAACTATCCAGGGCTGAAAAGTTCAACCTACCACAACCTGGCGAAGAAGTATTTGAAAAATGGTTTTGGCGCGGTGCTCTCATTCACCATTAAAGGCACGAAAGAAAAAGCGACCAAATTTGTCGATAGTCTGAAACTGGTGAGCCACCTGGCCAACGTGGGCGATGCGAAAACATTGATCATTCAGCCTTCGGCAACGACACACCAACAGCTTACGGAAGAAGAACAGCTTTCAACAGGCGTGTTGCCTACGCTGCTGCGCATTTCTGTTGGATTGGAGCACATTGATGACATCAAGGCAGATCTGCAACAAGCATTCGAGCAGGTGTTTGCAAAAGAGTTGGTAGAAAATTAA
- a CDS encoding PLP-dependent aspartate aminotransferase family protein, with amino-acid sequence MPHPTTNLIHSVPVDALTGSISVPIYQTATYVQEAPGVNKGFDYGRSNNPTRLALENIVAKLEGGFAAYAFATGLAAIDAVLKTLKTGDEIIAVDDIYGGAYRLFTHIYEKFGITIHYVDTTDADNIRDYISSKTKLVWLESPTNPTLKISDIKKIASIAHAKGALVVVDNTFASPVAQQPFKLGADIVIHSGTKYLGGHSDLVAGLVVVNTPELAEQIKFIQNASGGILGPQDCWLTIRGIETVTLRVERQCKTALRVAEFLQSCEEVENVYYPGLSTHKNHELAKQQQNGLYGGVISFSLKEDTEEAAVALVTSTQYFKLAESLGGVKSLICHPAKMTHKSIPREKRLQSGVVDSLIRLSCGIEEAEDLIADIKQAFVKTKKRETVEVFN; translated from the coding sequence ATGCCACACCCAACAACAAATCTCATTCACTCGGTACCGGTTGATGCATTAACCGGCTCCATTTCTGTTCCCATTTATCAAACCGCCACCTATGTGCAGGAAGCACCTGGTGTTAATAAGGGCTTTGATTATGGGCGATCGAATAACCCAACCCGACTTGCACTTGAAAACATAGTGGCTAAGTTGGAGGGGGGCTTTGCCGCATACGCATTCGCCACCGGACTTGCCGCCATTGATGCTGTATTGAAAACCCTGAAAACCGGTGATGAGATTATAGCGGTTGATGATATCTATGGTGGCGCATACCGACTCTTTACGCACATCTATGAAAAGTTCGGTATTACCATCCATTATGTAGACACAACTGATGCTGACAACATCCGTGATTACATCAGCTCAAAAACAAAACTGGTATGGTTGGAGTCGCCCACCAACCCTACACTGAAAATTTCAGACATCAAAAAAATTGCTTCCATCGCCCACGCAAAAGGTGCGTTGGTCGTGGTGGACAACACCTTTGCCTCACCAGTTGCCCAACAGCCTTTTAAATTGGGTGCTGATATTGTTATCCATAGCGGCACAAAATACCTGGGTGGTCACTCCGACTTAGTAGCGGGATTGGTAGTGGTGAACACACCCGAACTTGCCGAACAAATCAAGTTCATTCAAAATGCATCAGGCGGAATTTTAGGCCCACAGGATTGTTGGCTTACTATTCGAGGTATTGAAACCGTAACGCTGCGCGTTGAGCGCCAATGCAAAACCGCACTTCGTGTGGCTGAATTTCTTCAGTCGTGCGAAGAAGTTGAGAATGTTTACTACCCGGGACTATCAACGCATAAAAATCATGAGCTGGCGAAGCAGCAGCAAAACGGCTTGTACGGAGGAGTAATTTCCTTCTCACTGAAAGAAGATACTGAGGAGGCCGCTGTTGCATTGGTAACCTCTACCCAATACTTCAAGCTGGCCGAAAGTCTTGGTGGCGTAAAAAGTCTCATTTGCCATCCGGCAAAGATGACGCATAAATCCATTCCACGCGAAAAAAGATTGCAATCAGGTGTTGTTGATTCGCTCATCCGTTTGTCGTGTGGCATTGAAGAGGCGGAAGACCTGATTGCTGACATTAAACAAGCATTTGTGAAAACAAAAAAACGAGAAACCGTAGAAGTCTTTAATTAA
- the lpdA gene encoding dihydrolipoyl dehydrogenase yields the protein MSKYDLIVIGSGPGGYVAAIRASQLGMKVGVVEKAELGGICLNWGCIPTKALLKSANVFEYISHAKDYGITVKDAQADLPGMVKRSRDVAAGMSKGVQFLFKKNKIDQIAGFGKLKKGGKVEVTDDKGKKTDYEAKHIIVATGGRSRELPALKIDGKKILGYREAMVLENQPKKMLVVGSGAIGVEFAYFYNTIGTEVTIVEFMPRIVPVEDEEVSKALEKSFKKAGMTIHINSEVTAVDTKGKGCVATVKTPSGEIKIEADVVLSAVGVTTNLEGIGLEEVGVKTDKGKVIVDDFYKTNVSGVYAIGDIVKGPALAHVASAEGIICVEKIAGHNPEPLNYNNIPGCTYCSPEIASVGYTEEAAKKAGYEIKVGKFPFTASGKAKAGGAADGFVKVIFDAKYGEWLGAHFIGANVTEMIAEVVVARKLETTGHEIIKSVHPHPTMSEAIMEAAAAAYGEVIHL from the coding sequence ATGTCTAAATACGATCTTATTGTTATCGGTTCTGGTCCGGGTGGTTACGTTGCCGCAATTCGCGCATCTCAGTTGGGTATGAAGGTGGGTGTGGTAGAGAAGGCCGAACTGGGCGGCATCTGTCTGAACTGGGGCTGTATTCCTACCAAAGCTTTATTGAAGAGCGCCAATGTTTTTGAATACATCAGCCATGCAAAGGATTATGGCATTACGGTGAAGGATGCCCAGGCTGATTTGCCGGGGATGGTAAAACGCAGCCGTGATGTGGCAGCCGGCATGAGCAAAGGCGTTCAATTCCTGTTTAAAAAAAATAAGATCGACCAGATTGCCGGTTTTGGCAAACTGAAGAAAGGTGGTAAAGTTGAAGTAACAGACGATAAAGGAAAGAAAACCGATTACGAGGCCAAGCACATCATTGTGGCAACCGGTGGACGTTCACGTGAGTTACCTGCTCTTAAAATTGATGGAAAGAAAATTCTTGGCTACCGCGAGGCGATGGTGCTGGAGAATCAGCCTAAGAAAATGCTGGTGGTAGGTTCCGGAGCAATTGGTGTTGAATTTGCTTACTTCTATAACACTATCGGTACAGAAGTTACGATAGTTGAGTTTATGCCGCGCATTGTACCGGTGGAGGATGAAGAAGTTTCCAAAGCGTTGGAGAAATCGTTTAAGAAAGCAGGCATGACCATTCATATCAACTCGGAAGTAACGGCCGTTGATACCAAAGGAAAAGGTTGTGTGGCAACGGTGAAAACGCCTTCTGGTGAAATCAAGATTGAGGCCGATGTGGTATTGTCGGCTGTTGGCGTTACGACAAACCTGGAAGGCATTGGATTGGAAGAAGTGGGCGTGAAGACCGACAAAGGAAAAGTTATCGTTGATGATTTCTATAAGACCAATGTTTCTGGCGTGTACGCCATTGGTGATATTGTGAAAGGCCCTGCGCTGGCACACGTTGCTTCTGCAGAAGGGATTATCTGTGTTGAAAAAATTGCCGGACACAATCCCGAGCCATTGAACTACAACAACATTCCGGGTTGTACATACTGCTCGCCAGAAATTGCATCCGTTGGCTATACTGAAGAGGCTGCGAAAAAAGCCGGGTATGAAATTAAAGTGGGCAAATTTCCGTTTACGGCATCGGGTAAAGCAAAAGCCGGAGGTGCTGCCGATGGTTTCGTGAAAGTAATTTTTGATGCCAAGTATGGCGAGTGGTTAGGTGCGCACTTCATCGGTGCCAACGTAACCGAAATGATTGCCGAAGTTGTGGTAGCCCGCAAGTTGGAGACAACAGGTCACGAAATTATCAAGTCTGTCCACCCGCACCCTACCATGAGTGAAGCCATCATGGAAGCTGCGGCAGCTGCATATGGCGAAGTTATTCACTTGTAA
- the nqrF gene encoding NADH:ubiquinone reductase (Na(+)-transporting) subunit F, whose amino-acid sequence MVIAASILAFTFIILLLVALLLFAQKKLVQSGPVRLFINGDEQNPITVSAGSSLLTTLANQKIFIPSACGGGGTCAMCKCVVEDGGGDVLPTEMGHLSRKEKADHVRLSCQVKVKQDMRIRIPEEIFGIKKWECEVVSNYNVSTFIKEFVVKLPPGETLNFEAGGYIQIDVPSINVDFKTMDITPHPELGHKPDVFQGDWDKFKLWDLKMKNDEPIFRAYSMANHPAEGNIVMLNIRIATPPWDRANNKWMDVNPGICSSYVFSRKPGDKVTISGPYGEFHINPTQREMVYIGGGAGMAPLRAQIFHLFHTEKTNRKVSYWYGGRSKKELFYVEHFRKIEQEFPNFQFNIGLSEPLPEDNWKVKKSLDDKEADGYVGFIHQCLYDNYLKNHPAPEDIEFYLCGPPLMNAAVLKMLDDMGTPKENIRFDDFGG is encoded by the coding sequence ATGGTCATTGCAGCGTCTATTCTCGCCTTTACTTTCATTATTTTATTGCTGGTTGCCCTGCTTTTGTTTGCCCAGAAGAAACTGGTGCAGTCGGGCCCGGTACGGCTCTTTATTAACGGAGACGAGCAAAACCCGATTACCGTTTCTGCCGGTTCCTCCCTGTTAACAACCCTAGCCAACCAGAAAATCTTCATTCCATCAGCCTGTGGCGGTGGCGGAACCTGTGCCATGTGCAAGTGCGTGGTGGAAGACGGAGGTGGTGATGTGTTGCCCACTGAAATGGGCCACTTAAGCCGTAAGGAAAAGGCCGACCATGTACGCCTGAGCTGCCAGGTAAAAGTAAAGCAGGATATGCGCATCCGCATACCCGAAGAAATTTTCGGTATCAAGAAGTGGGAATGCGAAGTGGTGTCGAACTATAACGTATCGACTTTTATTAAAGAATTTGTAGTGAAGTTGCCTCCGGGCGAAACGCTGAACTTTGAGGCTGGTGGATACATTCAGATTGACGTTCCCTCCATAAATGTGGATTTCAAAACCATGGACATCACTCCGCACCCGGAGTTGGGCCACAAACCCGATGTATTCCAGGGTGATTGGGATAAGTTCAAGCTGTGGGATCTGAAAATGAAAAACGATGAGCCCATCTTCCGCGCATATTCAATGGCCAACCACCCGGCAGAAGGAAATATTGTGATGTTGAACATCCGTATTGCCACGCCACCGTGGGATCGTGCCAACAATAAATGGATGGATGTAAATCCGGGTATTTGTTCTTCGTATGTATTCTCCCGCAAGCCAGGCGACAAGGTAACCATCTCCGGTCCGTACGGTGAATTCCACATCAACCCTACCCAGCGCGAAATGGTGTACATTGGTGGTGGTGCCGGTATGGCTCCATTGCGTGCGCAGATTTTCCACCTGTTCCATACTGAAAAGACAAATCGTAAGGTTTCGTATTGGTATGGTGGCCGCTCCAAAAAAGAACTTTTCTACGTAGAACACTTCCGCAAGATTGAGCAGGAGTTCCCGAACTTCCAGTTCAACATTGGTTTGTCTGAACCCCTTCCGGAAGACAACTGGAAAGTAAAGAAGAGCTTAGACGATAAAGAAGCCGATGGCTACGTTGGTTTTATTCACCAGTGTTTGTACGACAACTACCTGAAAAACCATCCGGCTCCAGAAGACATTGAATTCTACCTGTGCGGTCCTCCGTTGATGAACGCAGCCGTGCTGAAAATGCTGGATGATATGGGTACACCAAAAGAAAACATCCGCTTTGACGACTTTGGCGGCTAA
- a CDS encoding formimidoylglutamase yields the protein MDLTIFFSPLDESIYSNITSSSSFYKSIRFFGEKMPNYKDSHIALIGVTENRGAGNNTGTSKAADEIRKKLYALKKGSGKYRIVDLGNLKPGHDLQETYTRISEVCRILLENNVLPIILGGSHDLDYGQYAAYETMEKLISFLNVDAFLDLDEDREAPAQKQHIHKVLLHEPNYLFSYTHLAYQSYLIDQLSVAVLEKLYFEAFRIGQMRTNLQEMEPVIRNADMLSFDITAIKSADAPGNANAQPFGLTGEEACQICWYAGQNEKLSSVGFYEYNPELDDAHKKTASVVATMVWYFIEGYYHRKKEQNFKSNDFLKYVVAMPVETETITFYKSKFSERWWMEVPYPGGFERYARNSIVPCSYNDYQTATKGEVPERYISMVAKLS from the coding sequence ATGGATTTAACCATCTTTTTCTCCCCGCTTGACGAATCCATTTATTCGAATATTACTTCTTCATCCTCCTTTTATAAAAGTATCCGGTTCTTTGGTGAAAAAATGCCCAACTATAAAGATTCGCACATCGCCCTGATTGGCGTAACGGAGAACCGGGGAGCCGGAAACAATACGGGCACATCAAAAGCCGCAGATGAAATCAGGAAAAAACTGTATGCCCTAAAAAAAGGCAGTGGCAAGTACCGCATTGTTGACCTGGGAAATTTAAAACCGGGACATGACTTACAGGAAACCTATACGCGCATCAGCGAGGTGTGTCGCATATTGTTGGAAAACAACGTACTGCCCATCATCCTGGGCGGCTCGCACGATCTGGATTACGGCCAGTATGCCGCCTACGAAACCATGGAAAAGCTCATCAGCTTTTTAAATGTAGATGCATTTCTGGATTTAGATGAGGATCGCGAAGCACCCGCTCAAAAGCAACACATTCATAAAGTATTGTTGCATGAACCGAATTATCTATTTAGCTACACACATCTCGCCTATCAAAGTTATCTTATCGATCAGCTTTCGGTAGCTGTACTGGAAAAACTGTATTTCGAGGCTTTTCGTATTGGCCAGATGCGAACTAACCTGCAAGAGATGGAGCCCGTCATCCGCAATGCCGACATGCTTTCGTTCGACATCACCGCTATTAAATCTGCTGATGCGCCCGGCAATGCAAACGCTCAACCTTTCGGACTAACCGGTGAAGAAGCCTGCCAGATTTGCTGGTATGCCGGACAAAACGAAAAACTAAGTTCGGTTGGCTTTTATGAATACAACCCGGAGCTTGATGATGCACACAAAAAAACAGCCAGCGTAGTAGCCACCATGGTGTGGTATTTTATTGAAGGATACTACCACCGTAAAAAAGAACAAAACTTCAAAAGCAACGACTTTTTAAAATACGTGGTGGCCATGCCGGTAGAAACTGAAACCATTACGTTTTACAAGAGTAAGTTCAGCGAGCGCTGGTGGATGGAAGTGCCCTACCCGGGCGGCTTTGAACGCTATGCACGCAACAGCATTGTGCCCTGCAGCTACAACGATTACCAAACCGCTACCAAAGGTGAAGTGCCTGAGCGGTATATCAGTATGGTAGCGAAGTTGAGTTAG
- the fabG gene encoding 3-oxoacyl-[acyl-carrier-protein] reductase, whose protein sequence is MKLLQGKTALVTGASKGIGRSIALKFAEQGANVAFTYLSSVEQGQALEAELASKGVKAKGYRSDASDFAQADKLINDVVADFGSLDVLVNNAGITMDNLLLRLNEEAWDKVINVNLKSCFNTVKAATKPMMKQKGGSIINMTSVVGIKGNAGQANYAASKSGIIGFTKSVALELGSRGIRSNAIAPGFIETEMTGKLDEKTVQSWRDAIPLKRGGKPEDVADACVFLASDMSAYITGQVLQVDGGMLT, encoded by the coding sequence ATGAAACTACTACAAGGAAAAACCGCACTCGTAACCGGAGCATCTAAAGGAATAGGAAGATCAATCGCACTTAAGTTTGCTGAGCAAGGCGCCAACGTGGCCTTTACGTACCTATCAAGCGTTGAACAAGGTCAGGCGTTGGAAGCTGAACTCGCTTCCAAAGGTGTGAAAGCAAAGGGTTATCGCTCCGATGCTTCTGATTTTGCGCAAGCCGACAAACTCATCAACGATGTGGTTGCCGATTTCGGTTCACTGGATGTTTTGGTAAACAATGCAGGCATCACCATGGACAATCTGTTGCTTCGCCTGAATGAAGAAGCCTGGGATAAGGTGATTAACGTAAACCTGAAGTCGTGCTTCAATACCGTGAAAGCCGCTACCAAACCGATGATGAAACAGAAAGGTGGTTCCATCATCAACATGACTTCCGTGGTTGGTATTAAAGGAAATGCCGGACAAGCCAACTATGCTGCTTCAAAATCGGGAATCATCGGGTTTACAAAATCCGTTGCATTGGAGCTAGGTTCACGCGGCATTCGTTCAAATGCCATTGCCCCGGGTTTCATTGAAACAGAAATGACCGGCAAGCTGGATGAGAAAACCGTGCAAAGCTGGCGCGATGCCATTCCGTTAAAGCGTGGTGGCAAACCCGAAGACGTTGCCGATGCGTGTGTGTTTCTAGCCTCGGATATGTCGGCTTACATTACTGGGCAGGTGTTGCAGGTTGATGGCGGTATGCTCACCTAA
- a CDS encoding homoserine dehydrogenase, with amino-acid sequence MKKNLKLGLFGFGCVGQGLYHVLHETKGIKAEIKKICVKNPNKKRSLPDHFFTLNAEDILLDPEIDVVVELIDDASAAFTIVKKALQNGKHVVTANKKMLAENLEEIFHLQQQYNKSVLYEGAVCGSIPILRNLEEYYDNDLISGIEGIFNGSTNYILTKVFEERKNYADALRQAQDLGFAESDPSLDVKGFDPKFKLVIAIAHAFGVFVKPEHIFNIGIDGISDLDLKFAREKGYGIKLVARAIKSGNEVFGLVAPQFVDPHHPLSSVRNEYNAVTVQGAFSEKQLFVGKGAGSYPTGSAVLSDISALTYDYRYEYKKLHQQANLDFSNETSIEAFVRFPHGTAISIQDFEEFQSGYASNGQHYMLGRVSLKKLADWATWENVGIILSPEARFITKTEKSEVLTYSAA; translated from the coding sequence ATGAAAAAGAATTTAAAGTTAGGCCTGTTCGGATTTGGTTGCGTGGGTCAGGGCCTTTATCACGTGTTGCATGAAACAAAGGGCATAAAAGCAGAGATAAAAAAGATCTGCGTAAAGAACCCAAACAAAAAGCGTTCATTGCCTGATCATTTTTTTACACTCAACGCAGAAGATATTTTACTTGACCCGGAGATTGATGTGGTGGTGGAGTTAATTGATGACGCTTCAGCCGCATTTACCATCGTAAAAAAAGCGTTGCAAAACGGGAAGCACGTAGTAACCGCCAACAAAAAAATGTTAGCCGAAAACCTGGAAGAAATTTTTCACCTCCAACAGCAATACAATAAATCTGTATTGTATGAAGGAGCCGTGTGTGGCAGCATCCCCATCTTACGCAACCTTGAAGAATACTACGACAACGATTTGATCTCAGGCATTGAAGGGATTTTCAACGGATCTACCAACTACATCCTTACCAAAGTTTTTGAAGAGCGTAAAAACTATGCCGATGCACTTCGCCAGGCACAGGACCTTGGCTTTGCTGAAAGTGACCCCAGCCTGGATGTAAAAGGGTTTGATCCAAAATTTAAACTGGTGATTGCGATCGCGCATGCGTTTGGTGTATTCGTTAAGCCGGAGCACATTTTCAACATCGGCATTGATGGCATCAGCGATCTGGATCTAAAATTTGCACGCGAGAAAGGCTATGGCATTAAACTGGTAGCGCGCGCCATTAAATCCGGTAACGAAGTATTTGGATTAGTCGCCCCGCAGTTCGTTGATCCGCATCATCCCCTGAGTTCCGTACGCAACGAGTACAATGCGGTAACCGTACAAGGCGCTTTTTCGGAAAAGCAGCTATTTGTAGGAAAAGGTGCGGGCAGCTACCCCACCGGTTCTGCTGTACTGTCGGACATTTCAGCCCTGACTTACGACTACCGGTACGAGTACAAAAAACTGCACCAGCAAGCCAACCTGGACTTTTCGAACGAAACCTCCATCGAAGCGTTCGTCCGGTTCCCGCATGGTACGGCCATTTCTATTCAGGATTTTGAAGAATTTCAATCGGGCTATGCCTCCAACGGGCAGCATTACATGCTGGGTCGGGTAAGCCTGAAAAAACTGGCGGACTGGGCAACCTGGGAAAACGTAGGGATTATCCTTTCCCCAGAGGCCCGGTTTATCACCAAAACTGAAAAAAGTGAAGTGTTGACATACTCTGCCGCCTGA
- the metX gene encoding homoserine O-acetyltransferase has protein sequence MEKHTHTFHYNKPFELESGEYLPGFQLRYTLYGKLNADRSNVVWVCHALTGNSDFTSWWKELFESGAAFDPQHYLIVCANTLGGCYGSTGPLSINPETGKPFYHSFPAITNRDIVRAFDLLRQSLEFEKIHTLIGGSLGGQHVLEWAIQQHELFEHIVPIACNAFHSPWGIAFNEAQRLAIQADPTWKENHERAGLEGLKAARAIAMLSYRNYESYAEAQLEKSTEKVDGFRAATYQQYQGEKLALRFNTFTYWVLSKAMDSHNIVRGRKNVLLALQSIRAKALVVGVDDDVLFPIQEQKFLADNILKSSLITLRSKHGHDGFLIEFDQLNTALKKFLNTKQEVYC, from the coding sequence ATGGAGAAGCACACACACACCTTTCATTACAACAAACCATTCGAACTGGAGTCGGGAGAATACCTTCCCGGCTTCCAGCTTCGGTACACCTTGTACGGTAAACTCAATGCCGATCGTTCAAACGTGGTGTGGGTGTGTCATGCACTTACCGGAAATTCTGATTTTACATCGTGGTGGAAAGAATTATTCGAGTCAGGCGCTGCATTTGATCCGCAGCATTACCTGATTGTCTGCGCCAATACCTTGGGCGGATGTTACGGATCAACCGGACCACTGTCTATAAATCCAGAAACCGGTAAACCATTTTACCACTCATTCCCGGCAATAACCAACCGGGATATTGTGCGCGCTTTTGATTTGCTGCGCCAGTCGTTGGAGTTTGAAAAAATCCATACGCTGATTGGCGGATCACTGGGCGGCCAGCATGTATTGGAGTGGGCCATTCAGCAGCATGAACTGTTTGAGCACATCGTACCGATTGCCTGCAATGCATTTCATTCACCGTGGGGCATTGCCTTTAATGAGGCGCAACGGTTGGCCATTCAGGCCGATCCTACCTGGAAGGAAAATCATGAACGGGCTGGCCTCGAAGGACTGAAAGCTGCACGCGCCATTGCCATGCTGTCGTACAGAAATTACGAAAGCTATGCAGAGGCACAATTGGAGAAGAGTACAGAAAAAGTTGATGGCTTTCGGGCGGCTACGTATCAGCAATACCAGGGCGAAAAACTGGCCTTGCGATTCAACACCTTTACATACTGGGTTCTTAGCAAAGCGATGGACAGCCATAACATAGTTCGCGGAAGAAAGAACGTATTGCTTGCCCTGCAAAGCATTCGCGCCAAAGCGTTGGTGGTTGGCGTAGACGATGATGTGCTATTTCCAATACAAGAACAAAAATTTCTGGCGGATAACATTTTGAAGAGCTCACTCATTACCCTGCGGTCCAAACATGGGCATGACGGGTTTCTGATTGAATTCGATCAACTCAATACCGCACTAAAAAAATTCCTAAACACAAAACAAGAAGTATACTGTTGA
- a CDS encoding DinB family protein has translation MHEIKNLSKLIQRVYYGKAWHGPSVKDVLRDIDENTCKKKIGDSHSIVQLVLHMVAWRTFVTKRLLGNSTFELTDEQNFPPETDWASALQQLEESQVELLNAIETISSEKLWEEVSNRKYDFFILLHGIIHHDIYHIGQIQLIKKYQP, from the coding sequence ATGCACGAAATAAAAAACCTGAGCAAACTTATTCAGCGGGTTTATTACGGAAAAGCCTGGCACGGACCTTCTGTGAAGGACGTGTTAAGGGATATTGATGAAAATACTTGCAAAAAGAAAATAGGCGACAGCCACAGCATTGTTCAGTTGGTGTTACACATGGTTGCCTGGCGCACGTTCGTAACCAAACGATTGCTAGGCAACTCCACATTTGAATTAACCGATGAACAAAATTTCCCGCCTGAAACAGACTGGGCCAGTGCCTTGCAACAACTGGAAGAAAGTCAGGTTGAACTTTTAAATGCCATCGAAACCATCTCTTCCGAAAAACTTTGGGAAGAAGTTTCCAACCGCAAATACGATTTTTTTATACTCCTTCATGGGATTATTCATCACGACATTTACCACATCGGTCAGATACAGTTGATTAAGAAGTACCAACCATAA